From the genome of Salvia splendens isolate huo1 chromosome 7, SspV2, whole genome shotgun sequence:
AGATACTACTTTGCTGATTCAGGGTTATAATGGGTAGTGTAGTATGGGAGGATTGTACATTTAGGAGATGGCTGAGTTCTTAATTGAATTCCAGTCAGACACTCGAGAAGATTGAAATATACGATAGGTGTCATAAATATTGATATTAGAGCAATGTAGCTCTCAGTAAGATGATAGCCACTGATAGTGATCTGGGATTGAGCCATTTTGTGGGTGTTGTAACTAAAATCTTTGTATGATTTGATGACTTGATGTTCGTTTGTGTTGAGCCGGCATCTGTTCGCTACGATATGAGCTTGGAGTATATGTTGGATGATTGGATCCTTGAAAGTGTCACCTGAATATTAATTGATAGGATGTAGGAATCTAGACCTATTGTCGTGCTGATAGACCATAGTCGTGTAAGAATCTTGGGCTGGCAGTTTATGTTGGATTATTTAGTGGCTTAATCATGCTGACCCTGGTCTATAATGGGTATTGAGGACTGTACGTTTAGGAGATGGCCGAGTTCTTGATTGAACACCAGTAGACACACCAGAACACTGAAAAATACAATTGGTGTTAGAAATGCTGATATTAGAGCAATGCGGCTCTCAGTAAAATGATAGTCGCTGATATTTTTATTCGTACTTGAGTATGTTGCAACTTGCAAGGCTCGTATGTGtgttatgtcattttgtcataTGGCATAGATAGTGATTTTTCTAAGTTTCACTTTCTTTACTTGAATCTGTTGTTATAATATGCTTGTTCGGATTTTGTGTTATTCTGCTCAAAAATAACATTTGCTCATTACTTTGGCTCTTGCAGGACTTCATAATGCTTCCTTTGCAGGTAACCACTGTATTCTTTGTTTTAATTGCCTTACATTAACATGTTTACTGTTCCTTGGGTTCCAGTGTCTTGATTTTCTCATTGGTTGGATTCGTAAAGAATCAAGATATGAAAGTCACAGAATAATATCCTCATTTTTCTCGATCCGTCCTTACACGACTTTCTCTTGCTAGAGTGTTTTCAACCTTTTATTAACCTTAGCTCAGTGTATTCACATAGTGCTATTTTTGGACCTTAATTTTTATGTGGAAGCAGCTGAAAACATTAAATAATGCGTATTTTCAGTAGCTACCTACTTGTTTTTACTGTCTTTTGAGTATGTCTATAGATCATCTTTACATCACATTAATTACATTTGGAATTATGATGCCGGTACTCATTGATTTAAGTTCTACACTTTGAGGTGGTCCCCACTCCCCGACTCCCTATTAATTAGTACAGTATTCAGTTTTAGGGATCATTAATTTCTATTTTACATTGACCATTCTTTTACATGGAAGAATATTTTTGCATTTATTCATGTCACATTATTAATGGAAAACTGATAGCAACCTAATTTAGATTTGAACTGCTAACTATCTTAAGTGTCCATCTTTTATATTCCTTCTGTgtaatttaattagttttcCAGCAAGTATGATTGATGCTCTCAAACTGTCTGCTGCCTTTACTTTCCCTTCACATCTCGCAGATTGCGCGAAGCACGATCCAGATGTGAGTGAAGACACACAGAAGAATTTTGCAGAGCTACTATCGGAGGAGTTAAAGCTGCTCGAAACAGAAGCTCTGGAGAATCAGCAGCGTGCTGACATGGCACTGCTTGAAGCGAAGAAGATGACGTCCCAGTACCAGAAAGAGGCCGACAAGTGCAACTCTGGAATGGAGACGTGCGAGGAGGCAAGGGAAAAGGCTGAAGCAGCTTTATTAGCTCAGAAACAGGTGACAGCAATGTGGGAGCAAAGGGCATGCCAAAAAGGTTGGAAGGAAGGAAACGGCAGGGCTCAGTCCTAGCTGTATTATCACACGCAGTCTATAAGAAATACCCAAAATTTGTCATATATAGTTTCTTCCAGTCAGTTAAACGGGCATGGTGCTCTGCTTGAGGGCATCACAAGCTCCGAATACCTGGTGTTTTTTGCTGAAAGCAAGCATCAGCTCTTTCAAGTCTGAAAAATATAATATCTTCTTCATGTAGAGGTAACATTGTCACCATTATTGttgttactattatttatcAGAATTCCTTCTTCGCAAGATTTCATTTGGAAGAATGTTACATACATAGTTCTTAGATTGTTTATTGATTGATCTTAGAAATCCAAGAAATGTTTCAGAGCTTAGTTATTGTGTACTGTTAATACTTTATATTGAGTATTGAGAATATTAATCATTGTGATATTTTAAGGTTTAGAAGTTCAATTTTTGTGTTGTATTCATGATTTGAACAGGTAAACATATTATTTTGCCATGTCTCTTTCATACATTGACAGAAGTCGACGTATATAGACGTCGTACTGTGTGACGATGCATCATCATATACAGCGTAGCCGCTGTCACTTTGCCTTTTTGAGAGCAGTGGCTGAACCAGAAGAAATGGAGATCTCATCATATCTCTGAAACAGGTAGGCAAGAAACACAGCAGCAGTTTGAGGCACAGCGTCCTTGGCCGCGCACTGCTTGTTGGAGGCCGATGGGCCCGGAGTTCCCATCTGCGGCCCGTTCGACCAGAATAGGTATTCAAGTAACTCGTCTCCGCCTCTTTTCTTTGAGAATCTGTTGTACACAAATTCCTCTGGATTCTCAAATATTTTAGGATCCCTCATCACTAGTGGCTGGAAGCCACACAGCAGCTCGCCTTTCTTGATCTCGTACACCGTGGTGTGCGAGCTGAGGTCGAAGTTCTTTCGAGCTCGGCCGAACTGCTGTGGGACAGGTGGATTCAAACGCAGTGTCTCGTACACGAACGAATTCACCAGGTCCATCTCCTTCACCGTCTCGAAGCTAAGGACGTTGTTCGAGAGCTTCGCCCGCACCTCCTTCCTCAGCTCCTCCTGCACGCTCGGCTTCTGCTCGCTGAGGCTGCTGAGGAgcgagaggaagaagagggagaacCCTCCGAACGCGTTGAACCCGAGCATGAAGATGAGATTGTGGATGGCTTCCTCCTTGGTGAGCTTGAACTCGGTCTGCGCTCTCGCCAGCGTTTCCCCGGCTCCGTTTTCGACGAAACTCACGAGCTTTTTGTAGTCGGATTTGACGAGCCAGAAAGGGTAGGAGAACGAGTGGAGGAAGATCTCCTCGAGGGGTTGCACGACGTTGATGCTTATTGTGGGGAGGAGTTGCACGGCGAGCCATTTGTCGACCATTATATGGCCGGATTTCTTGATCTCCGGGAAGGCGGTCGTGTCGGCGCCAAGGAGGGTAAGGCTGAGGAAGGAGAATAGGAATTCTTGGAGAGGGAAGATGTAGCTGGCGGAGCCTCCGTCTCCGGCGGCGGCGAGTTGGGATTCGAGGGAATCCCACATCGCGTCGAGGGTGGTGGTCATGGACGAAACCCATGTGCTCGAGCTTCGTCTTAAGATGTCTTTGGCAAAATCTTTGATCTGCAATTAATTTAATCATTCGTTGATAATTCATTCGTTGATAATTCATTCGTTGATAATTCATTCGTTAATGGTACTAAGATGaggaaaataaatgaaaaggaATATACTCCTAAATAGTTTCGAACtatcaatttttattaattatgataTCAATGGTTAAAATTTATAAGTAATGCAACAAACTAATAATTCATGTTTCCTCACCTAACAAATTGTAGTCCATCCGAAATAAATTTCGTGGTTATGAAAGCATGGGTATTGGGTAAGATAAGAAGATAAGATAATTCTGATTACAGCAAAAATAGAACTCATTTTTTTAAAGCATGGACCACAATGAGCTAGCTAGATGCCCATGCAAAATCATTACGTGGAAATGattaataaaaagtattttaagttttaactcATAAAATACTCAAAGCATACCAACAAAATTATAGAACAGCCCATCTatctattactactactatgaaTTTAATCTATAAAACAAGTTTAATATTTTGTAGACATTATAGAGATAAAGTCATGAgagaaatatttaaatttctatgtTAAATTATTGAATTATTGGGCGGTAAAGATATAATGAAACGATATTTGTCATAAATAATGGAAACATGAATAGTTGTAATTTATCAATCATAATTAAGTGGTGTTCGTCTTTTTCAGTGAAAAGACTCCTAGTGTTTAGATCCACATATTCTGGACCACATTACCCACTCTGTTTAAATTAAACAAGTCAAACTATCTAATGCATGTTTCAAATCTGATCTCTTCCATATTCATGTTAATATTCATATGAACAATGCCAATGCTTATCTGtatgtgagtgtgtgtgtgagagagatgAACATACTTGTCCATGCTTGGTTTCTGCAGTATCCAGATAAGCGCAAACCCTGATTCCGCCGGTGTAATTGACGCTAGGCATGAAATCGCCGACGAGGACGTTCGATTTATCGACGAGCTCCGCGTCGAACAGGTGGCTGAACGACTTCACGTCGAGCAGCGCCACCACGTTCGGATTCACGCCGGCGAAGAACgggaacgccggcggcacgtTCGTGCGGAACACCGTGCTCTCGTACTTCTCTATCCTCTTCGCGAAGAAATTCTGCGGTCCTTGCAGCCAGAAATACTGCAGCCGGTCCGACAGCGGCCCGATCACCGGCCACCCGTAGCTGCCGGGGATCGCCGCCCGCTGAGAGGCGGCTGACGGCGCCACTGAGAGTGATGCGTTCAGCATATCTGcgcgcgagagagagagagagagatcgcCCTAATTTGGGGGAAAATTGAGGGTTTTTAGAATGTGGAATTTGAGTTTGGAGTGaaattgaatttcaattttgtagaggagaaaaaagctTATGCTATCTATACAAGTGTTTGAGCTACATTATTAAGGACGCTGTACtcgattttttctttctaattttgtTTCTACCCTGTTGAAACACATTATTTAATATACTCCATTTACTATATGATgagtaaataattaaatgaaattaataaaatatctttTCATGTGGATCGAAAATTAGAATAGGGAATGGCCAAAAATAAACGAATTTGTGACCATAACTAAAAAGATGTATATATGCTATTACTCCAATAATATAACATGCGTAATCATGCTTAGGCTAgtaaataaacattttaaaaaaacaatttatataatttgCAATCATAGTTCAACAGTTGCTTTCTTAGACAGATCAGTTTATTTCCGAAACCTCGTGATATTATTGCTAACTCTATCCAAGTTGACTAATTGAATATCTAATTTTGATGAATTGAACTTAAATAGTGGAGTATATAAGTTGTAATCTCATTTTGGATTATCTAGttcaatattaattaaaataataattaatacttTGATAACTGCAATGAAGTCCACAAATTGTGAAATGCTTGTAATATTTTCACAATTGGAGAGTTACGtctagaaaaaaatatattttcccaaAAGTTGTCATGAAAATGAGTTAATTTGACGACAGGCGAATAATTGTAGGTGAGTGACGACAGATATAGGGAAACATGATAAATACTTATATTGATTGAATACTGATGCTTGGTTGTCACATTTTGCAGGTTTGGGGAATAGCTACAGTATGCATTTGTCATATATGACGtatgcattaaaattaaaaataggaGTATGCATTTTCCTTCGtccataataaattaatttctatAAGCCACTTCGAAAAgtcaacaaaaataaattatttactactccacgatataattttaaaaaaattgtcgGTCAATATGAGTCATATGACTGTTAcaagttatttttatttcttatgaataatttgttttattaaatcaatattataaataaaaattaataaaaattgattattttaatatgtattgtatatatatttgtatgtGCGTTTGCATGCACGTGTGGGTTAAGTGGGAAGACACAAACAAGTTAGGTGTTAAATGATCATGTGATAAAGGGAAAATGTAGATGGGAAATTCGATGGAGAAGGATTCTCTTAAACTAGGAAGATGAGCTCTTTGGGGATCTCTACTTAGATGTGAATCGCACCGAGTTGAGAGCGTACACATTTTCTTCAATTATAGAGTTTCTAGAAGCTATTGGTGTTATCATTGCGATCGATGGAATATCTCTATGTGTCTATCCAACTATCCAAGGAACCAAGGACATGGTTTTTAGTACATTGGTTGGGTATACCGCACACCCTTTGGCAAGTTTGACATAATGTTGTGGATCTCATTGTTTTAGTTTATCTCATGATCGATTTGAAATACTTTAAAATATAATGATCTTTTAgtaatttgaattaaattggaacttggagaaggaaaaaaaaattaagtgttTGTTCGTGGATTAGAAGTCATTGCCCTAATTTTCCACTCTCGGTTACTTCATCGATAGAGGAATTGACCGCTATTAGAGATGAAATCGACACAAAACACCATGAGTTGGGGATCGAACTCCCCCCTCCAACAGTGCCGACGAATGAATAACTTGACGGACGGAATGgacttagagcattagcaatggaagGGTCTTCCCGttccacgtcagcattttaccCAAGGGTCTATCTCATGGTCTATCTAATCACTTCCCTTTTCATATCCACATCATcactattttgttttaatttttttcacacttctatatttaatatgttatcaaatcaaataaattgaAATGCAAATATATTAATATGCAAATCTTTGTTATATTACAATATTGGAAAAAAGGAATACAAAGAGAAGATAAAGATATTGGTGTGGGAAATGGAAAGAATGGgatgggggtatttatagtagaaaatatgaagaaaaaaaaattaaaaaaaatgtaaggGCCGATGATCGGTCCTATCCCCGCAATGGGTGGCCGATCATCGGGCAATGTGGATCGGCCGTATGGGAGGGGCCTTTGATCGGATCATTCCCCGCAATAGAGGGCAGATCTCAATTCTCGTTCAACCCTTCCATTGCTAATTCTATTAGAGACTAGATTTTTTCTTCCATCTCGCTTTTTGTGTTGCTTATTATGTCATTTTTACTATATAGTGTTTCATATGGGCGAACCTTCTAGTCTATTACTAGTCTTCTTCTATGTGCAAGTCTAGTTGTTTTCATTTTGGGCTGTAGTAATACTCTCcatgttatttttttttggggtgaaTCAAAGAATGgaataaaaataacaaagaaGTACAAGAAAACTCAGGCATACCCGAGGGAATACACACCAACAAGCCTAGGCTAGTTGGCCGTGGGGGGGGGGGAAGAAACTCTTGGGGCGTTAGCTCCCAAGGTTAAGTAAAGACTCGGTATTAAGACTAAAAAGGAGCAAGGATAATCAATAAAGTTACAAAGGTACCCCATAGTGCCTTATTCCTCGGTCGACATCCTGTGATTCACCCTTTGTCCCCGAACCGCCGCACACTACGAAAGAGGAAGTGGGCCTCATTAAAACCTCTCGGGGCCAAAAACCCCAAAGGGGATAAAAAGTCCTCAAGAGGAAAAAGAGTACCCCGGTAGGTGCAGTGGCTTGAGTAATCATTAAGCTATTGGTGTAGTAATACTCTCCATGTTATTAATGTGCAAGTCTAGCTGTTTTCATTTTGGGCTGTAGTAATACTCTCCATGTTATTAATGTGGTGTTTAGTAGTACTAGCTTTTTGGGCTTAGGCTTTTATCCAACGCTTTGGTTcgagcattttatttatttcaaataaatcatACTAATAAAACTTAAATGGAGCTAAATAAAGAATTCCTTGATTCTTGTTCACAGCACGCCACCGGACGCGCCTCCACTGGCACACGCTAATCGCAGCCGTCCGTGCGGTAGACGCGCCGCCTAAAAATCGAAGAACTTAAAATTTGTTTAAAACTTTGTAGTATCCACCAACACAAAAGCAGCTACACCGATACTCCACTGCCGCcgctccacctccacctccggTGAGAATCTATCACTCTCTCACTTCATTTAACTATGAATTTCTTCTCCGTATTCGTATTTTCTTATGTTTATTCGTAAGCGCCTCTGCTAGAATTGATACGATTTTATCTGCTAAAGCTCGTTTTGTTTATGCGATAAGGCTCTCTGTAACAGCAGCTCTATAATCGTTCGTTAGGATCGCGCTGATGCTCTgatttgatttctgttgttctGGCGTGTTGAACTAGTTTGTGTGAAGTCGATTATTCACTGTATCCTGatcatgtttttgttttatttttgtctaGTAAATATGGGCTTCCTTCAACTGGAATTAGATCTATTAGTGTAGAGAAAATTTCTGGTTTGGTGATTTTTTGGTATTGAGTTGAACTATGGTGATGATGATTTAAGTTGGTGGATTCGAATTTTAGCATGTAACAAGAGGTTTTCTTTCCTGACTGTCGAAGATAATTTTGCACTTGGGAACtagaatgaaatattttctttagGAGTGGAAATGAATATCATGAATCAATCGAGATAGTCCAATCCGTGCGAGGGTATAAGGATTTTTGTGCTGTAATTGTGGGAGGGACGGCACGAGGTCTGCTTCCTTTGCAAAATGTATAATTAAAGGCCTTTTCCGTCTATTCCCTTCGTTGTGAGTGCACCAGGTTTTGTAGAATTTATTGGCATTGAGCTGAAGAAAGTTTGCAGAAGAATGTGAATTTAGATGTTTCGTCGTATAGGATTGGCTTGATGAAAGGATGTGTATCTTGCTTGTTACTGTAAAAATTGTTGTCAGTGCTATTTTCTATGATATGTGTGAGGTGATGttaataaaaatgttttttGTAGCAAATATGCATCCTGCTGTATT
Proteins encoded in this window:
- the LOC121741858 gene encoding uncharacterized protein LOC121741858, coding for MAVRTGVVKAVIGLMAICLAAYIVGPPLYWHLMEGLASASATCPSCNCDCDALPLLSIPQGLHNASFADCAKHDPDVSEDTQKNFAELLSEELKLLETEALENQQRADMALLEAKKMTSQYQKEADKCNSGMETCEEAREKAEAALLAQKQVTAMWEQRACQKGWKEGNGRAQS
- the LOC121741857 gene encoding fatty acid hydroperoxide lyase, chloroplastic-like, translating into MLNASLSVAPSAASQRAAIPGSYGWPVIGPLSDRLQYFWLQGPQNFFAKRIEKYESTVFRTNVPPAFPFFAGVNPNVVALLDVKSFSHLFDAELVDKSNVLVGDFMPSVNYTGGIRVCAYLDTAETKHGQIKDFAKDILRRSSSTWVSSMTTTLDAMWDSLESQLAAAGDGGSASYIFPLQEFLFSFLSLTLLGADTTAFPEIKKSGHIMVDKWLAVQLLPTISINVVQPLEEIFLHSFSYPFWLVKSDYKKLVSFVENGAGETLARAQTEFKLTKEEAIHNLIFMLGFNAFGGFSLFFLSLLSSLSEQKPSVQEELRKEVRAKLSNNVLSFETVKEMDLVNSFVYETLRLNPPVPQQFGRARKNFDLSSHTTVYEIKKGELLCGFQPLVMRDPKIFENPEEFVYNRFSKKRGGDELLEYLFWSNGPQMGTPGPSASNKQCAAKDAVPQTAAVFLAYLFQRYDEISISSGSATALKKAK